A region from the Spirochaeta thermophila DSM 6192 genome encodes:
- a CDS encoding dienelactone hydrolase family protein — MVRGGSSSDGSVHLYHHERALMVGAYRLRRADVSSPTAFHSWREALIPSLREALGVSAAFPPPAPRWTVLDGREDDGVVRRLLHVEIAPSLVMPVYVLHRAGLSSPRRAVVALHGHGGGGKDAVAGVMDLPEVEGAVGRYRYDYGKALARRGYVVFCPDLRGFGRRRLFPGDDLLGSDCLALQGGAISQGRSLLGEWIHDLVLLARVIGEVPPAGPGGIGVCGFSGGGLAALFFGIFEEKVEAVVVSGYFHSFRDAAYRTNLCACNMLPRVWRWVEMGDLGALLAPRLFIVESGTEDPLNGPRGIADVYEQVEYTKAAYRLIGMEEKFHHVIFEGGHRWDGDGVYPLLMEWFPPEVS, encoded by the coding sequence ATGGTGAGAGGTGGGTCGAGTTCGGATGGCTCCGTGCATCTCTACCACCATGAGCGCGCGCTCATGGTGGGGGCCTATCGACTCAGGCGGGCGGACGTGTCTTCCCCCACGGCGTTCCATTCGTGGCGGGAAGCCCTCATCCCATCCCTGCGGGAGGCTCTGGGTGTGAGCGCAGCCTTCCCGCCTCCGGCTCCCCGCTGGACGGTACTCGACGGGCGCGAGGACGACGGTGTGGTACGGCGTCTCCTCCACGTGGAGATCGCCCCTTCCCTGGTGATGCCCGTGTACGTGCTCCACCGGGCGGGCCTCTCCTCCCCTCGCAGGGCGGTCGTGGCCCTCCATGGTCACGGCGGCGGGGGAAAGGATGCCGTCGCCGGTGTCATGGATCTGCCCGAGGTGGAGGGAGCGGTGGGCCGATACCGGTACGACTACGGGAAGGCGCTCGCACGGAGGGGATACGTGGTCTTCTGTCCCGACCTCCGGGGGTTCGGACGGAGGCGCCTCTTCCCGGGAGACGACCTCCTGGGGAGCGACTGCCTCGCGCTCCAGGGTGGGGCGATCTCGCAAGGGCGAAGCCTCCTCGGTGAATGGATCCACGACCTCGTCCTCCTCGCACGCGTGATCGGGGAGGTGCCTCCGGCCGGCCCGGGGGGGATCGGCGTGTGTGGGTTCTCCGGGGGAGGGCTCGCGGCCTTGTTCTTCGGAATCTTCGAGGAGAAGGTGGAAGCGGTGGTGGTGAGCGGGTATTTCCACAGCTTCAGGGATGCGGCTTACAGGACCAACCTCTGTGCCTGTAACATGCTTCCCCGGGTATGGCGATGGGTGGAGATGGGGGATCTCGGTGCCCTTCTCGCCCCCAGGCTCTTCATCGTGGAATCGGGTACCGAGGATCCCCTCAACGGTCCGCGAGGGATCGCGGATGTGTACGAGCAGGTGGAGTACACGAAGGCTGCCTACAGGCTCATTGGGATGGAGGAGAAGTTCCATCATGTGATATTCGAGGGGGGACATCGGTGGGATGGTGACGGTGTCTATCCCCTCCTCATGGAATGGTTTCCGCCCGAGGTGTCATGA
- a CDS encoding MFS transporter, which yields MRTSYLSPEERHEGLRAFLAFNAFNGVGFGLLAETIVYLLALQYGATNLQLGYISSLIHLTGFLLILFPHVLKGAPLVLVYFGAWLGRGLVALLYWLTLLVSPSAAIWVILATYTLFCMLRTVGVALYRPVQKMLSTPSTLGSVMVQANLAYSLTMIIGQLLSFLFLSSPLTSGPRGLLSLILGGVLFNSVASLFLLKIPSRERIASSGDEHIVGVLLEAMRNPRIRYPVLLHWIHLGTTILLGFSTALLKRGLGLPENLVVLYTMTTYVGLVAAGFVNRPFVDRLPARPLLLLSFGLEIPLFLVFAFLRPGAAFGMLLILGFALGFVKGTIAAHVGRTLVDAYPDDRKFSYNAMVNFVTSFLALGFGMAGGALADLGVGVAASLPFLNEYSLVFAAGTVLVFVSMVISLGVRDDRRMEVRELLGVFLSPEHLTAMLGSYRLESTRDERKRRLILNSLMECSSPLAEREIERILRHPFSVESKFVLNRLFVNPKPALLPRVLTLAGEEGYVHRERAIFALGAYRGPEVERVLRTALDDPDPAVRGAAAKSLVRAGYPVDPADLFRRFLHAPVVREEVDYLIALGLAEEEEFLFRRIFTFAEKREGPYYRMTVYSAISSALGTAPLLGDLFMEEESGRGKGVSRFLEEAVRFVPFWRERDRIGRSMREEKWEDILLWVEECIRGISANEGVRGVIHAFGSALREKLSGAPVREDAMAALYFFYALLDRNPEQR from the coding sequence ATGAGGACATCGTATCTCTCTCCGGAAGAACGTCATGAGGGCTTGAGAGCCTTTCTCGCCTTCAATGCCTTCAACGGCGTGGGGTTCGGCCTCCTCGCCGAGACGATCGTGTATCTCCTCGCCTTGCAGTACGGTGCCACCAACCTCCAGCTGGGCTATATCTCCTCCCTCATCCACCTCACGGGTTTCCTCCTCATCCTGTTCCCTCATGTCCTGAAGGGCGCTCCACTCGTTCTGGTCTATTTCGGGGCGTGGCTGGGGAGGGGACTCGTGGCCCTCCTCTACTGGCTCACCCTTCTCGTATCCCCTTCCGCAGCGATCTGGGTGATCCTCGCCACCTACACCCTGTTCTGCATGCTCAGGACCGTGGGAGTCGCCCTCTACCGGCCCGTACAGAAGATGCTCTCCACCCCCTCCACGCTGGGCTCGGTCATGGTGCAGGCGAATCTGGCCTACAGCCTCACCATGATCATCGGCCAGCTTCTGAGTTTCCTCTTCCTCTCTTCGCCTCTCACGTCTGGACCGAGAGGGTTGCTGTCGCTCATACTGGGGGGTGTTCTCTTCAACTCCGTGGCCTCCCTTTTCCTCCTCAAGATACCCTCCCGTGAACGCATCGCCTCCTCAGGGGATGAGCACATCGTCGGCGTGCTCCTCGAAGCCATGAGGAACCCCCGGATACGCTATCCGGTACTCCTCCACTGGATCCACCTGGGGACCACGATCCTTCTGGGCTTCAGCACCGCACTCCTCAAGCGGGGACTCGGACTCCCCGAGAATCTGGTGGTCCTCTATACCATGACCACCTACGTGGGGCTCGTGGCGGCCGGTTTCGTCAACCGGCCCTTCGTGGACAGACTCCCCGCCCGTCCCCTCCTCCTCCTCTCCTTCGGCCTCGAGATTCCCCTCTTCCTCGTGTTCGCCTTCCTGCGGCCCGGTGCAGCCTTCGGCATGCTCCTCATCCTTGGGTTCGCGCTTGGATTCGTGAAGGGGACCATCGCCGCACATGTCGGAAGGACCCTGGTAGACGCCTATCCCGACGACAGGAAGTTCAGCTACAACGCGATGGTGAACTTCGTCACGTCCTTCCTCGCCCTCGGGTTCGGCATGGCAGGAGGGGCTCTCGCCGATCTGGGTGTGGGCGTCGCCGCATCCCTCCCCTTCCTGAACGAGTATTCCCTGGTCTTCGCTGCGGGAACCGTGCTCGTGTTCGTGAGCATGGTGATCTCCCTGGGCGTCAGAGACGACCGCAGGATGGAGGTGCGGGAGCTCCTGGGAGTGTTCCTGAGTCCCGAGCACCTCACGGCCATGCTCGGTTCTTACCGGCTCGAGTCCACCAGGGACGAGAGGAAGCGGCGCCTCATCCTCAACTCGCTCATGGAGTGCTCTTCCCCCCTCGCCGAACGGGAGATCGAACGCATCCTGCGTCATCCGTTCTCCGTGGAATCCAAGTTCGTCCTCAACCGTCTGTTCGTGAATCCGAAACCGGCCCTTCTCCCCCGTGTCCTCACCCTCGCGGGAGAGGAGGGGTACGTGCACCGGGAGCGGGCGATCTTCGCCCTGGGAGCCTATCGGGGGCCGGAAGTGGAACGGGTCCTCCGTACGGCTCTCGACGACCCCGATCCGGCGGTGAGGGGGGCGGCCGCGAAATCGCTGGTACGGGCAGGTTATCCCGTGGATCCCGCCGACCTCTTCCGCCGATTCCTCCACGCGCCCGTGGTGAGGGAGGAGGTGGACTACCTCATCGCCCTCGGTCTTGCCGAAGAAGAGGAATTCCTCTTCCGCCGTATCTTCACCTTCGCCGAGAAGAGGGAAGGACCGTACTACAGGATGACCGTCTACAGTGCGATCTCCTCTGCCTTGGGCACCGCCCCCCTTCTGGGTGATCTCTTCATGGAGGAGGAATCCGGGAGAGGGAAGGGTGTCTCCCGGTTCCTCGAGGAGGCGGTGCGATTCGTACCCTTCTGGCGGGAGAGGGACAGGATAGGGCGGTCCATGCGTGAGGAGAAGTGGGAAGACATCCTCCTGTGGGTGGAGGAATGCATCCGAGGGATCTCCGCGAACGAGGGAGTACGAGGGGTTATCCATGCCTTCGGCTCGGCGCTCAGGGAGAAGCTCTCCGGTGCACCTGTGCGGGAAGACGCGATGGCCGCCCTCTATTTCTTCTATGCCCTCCTCGACAGGAATCCGGAGCAAAGATAG
- a CDS encoding ABC transporter permease yields MAEHVAGGSAKGFSLFPPEVKRNIRKYKVFYLFLLPGFLYFVVFHYLPMLGLRWSFYEFDLRGVGEFIGLEHFKTALASEGFRRAFWNTLILSSANIVIQMTASIIISLLLNEVTNQLFKRGVQTIIYLPHFLSWPVVASVFVLIFSQGGMVNAFVQKLGGEPIYFFGDPVWWRRVYLFALAWREVGWASVVYLAALSGVDPQLYEAAWIDGAGRIRQAIHITLPSLVPVIVIVLVMNLSKIFNLFESVLVMYNPLVYSVADVLQTYVYRTGIVEFRYGYATAVGLFRSLIAFALVMASNWIVKRIRGEAVV; encoded by the coding sequence ATGGCTGAACATGTCGCAGGAGGATCGGCAAAAGGATTCTCCCTCTTTCCCCCGGAGGTGAAGAGGAACATCCGAAAGTACAAAGTGTTCTATCTCTTCCTCCTCCCCGGTTTCCTCTACTTCGTGGTCTTCCACTACCTGCCCATGTTGGGCTTGCGTTGGTCATTCTATGAATTCGACCTGAGGGGAGTGGGGGAGTTCATCGGACTCGAACACTTCAAGACGGCCCTCGCGAGCGAGGGATTCAGGAGGGCCTTCTGGAACACCCTCATCCTGAGCAGTGCGAACATCGTCATCCAGATGACCGCTTCCATTATCATCTCGCTCCTCCTCAACGAGGTGACCAATCAGCTCTTCAAGCGAGGGGTGCAGACCATCATCTACCTCCCTCATTTCCTCTCCTGGCCGGTGGTGGCCTCGGTCTTCGTGCTCATCTTTTCGCAGGGCGGCATGGTGAACGCATTCGTCCAGAAGCTGGGAGGGGAGCCCATCTATTTCTTTGGTGATCCGGTGTGGTGGCGGCGAGTATATCTCTTCGCCCTCGCCTGGAGAGAGGTGGGGTGGGCCAGCGTCGTCTACCTCGCGGCCCTCTCCGGTGTCGATCCACAGCTCTATGAGGCGGCGTGGATCGACGGTGCGGGTCGCATCCGCCAGGCCATCCACATCACACTTCCGAGCCTTGTCCCTGTGATCGTCATCGTCCTGGTGATGAACCTCTCGAAGATCTTCAATCTCTTCGAGTCGGTCCTGGTCATGTACAACCCCCTGGTGTACAGCGTGGCCGACGTGCTCCAGACCTATGTGTACAGGACCGGTATCGTGGAGTTCAGATACGGGTACGCCACCGCGGTGGGGCTCTTCAGGTCGCTGATCGCATTTGCCCTGGTGATGGCCTCGAACTGGATCGTGAAGCGGATCCGTGGCGAAGCCGTGGTGTGA
- a CDS encoding carbohydrate ABC transporter permease, whose protein sequence is MTLVQRFNRANLPRTVFVIVNTLFLLFIVMLIVIPLLKVFVDSVDARAAETIFRFLPEKFTLDAYRNLLSRPALYRPFLVSLYTTTLGTIIALMTTALFAYALAQDNLPGKGFFLMVALITMVFRAGMIPLFLVVRDIGLLNNVWAVILSRCVDAYYLLLLRNFFKTIPTSIMEAAEIDGCKPFTVFWRIVLPLSKPGLAAIGLFYLVMYWSQFFEYILFLPTKPQWHNFQVFLRNVVIESETQGFEGFAFATQSLKNAVVVASMIPVLIAYPFVQKYFVKGINIGAVKG, encoded by the coding sequence ATGACACTTGTACAACGGTTCAACAGAGCCAATCTTCCCAGAACGGTGTTCGTGATAGTCAACACCCTCTTCCTCCTCTTCATCGTGATGCTCATCGTCATCCCCCTGCTCAAGGTCTTCGTGGACTCCGTGGACGCACGAGCGGCGGAGACGATCTTTCGATTCCTTCCGGAGAAGTTCACCCTGGACGCCTACAGGAACCTGCTCTCGAGACCTGCGCTCTATCGCCCGTTCCTGGTGAGCCTCTACACCACCACTCTGGGCACCATCATCGCCCTCATGACCACCGCCCTCTTCGCCTACGCCCTGGCCCAGGACAACCTGCCGGGCAAGGGGTTTTTCCTCATGGTGGCCCTGATCACCATGGTCTTCAGGGCCGGGATGATCCCGCTCTTCCTGGTGGTGAGGGACATAGGGCTCCTCAACAACGTGTGGGCGGTGATCCTCTCCCGGTGCGTGGATGCGTACTACCTGTTGTTGCTCCGCAACTTCTTCAAGACCATTCCCACGAGCATCATGGAGGCCGCGGAGATCGACGGCTGTAAGCCCTTCACGGTGTTTTGGCGGATCGTGCTCCCCTTGTCGAAGCCGGGCCTCGCGGCGATCGGTCTCTTCTACCTCGTGATGTACTGGAGTCAGTTCTTCGAGTACATCCTCTTCCTCCCCACGAAGCCGCAGTGGCACAACTTCCAGGTGTTCCTCCGAAACGTGGTGATCGAGTCGGAGACCCAGGGATTCGAGGGGTTCGCCTTCGCCACGCAGAGCCTCAAGAATGCGGTGGTGGTGGCCTCGATGATCCCCGTGCTCATCGCCTATCCCTTCGTACAGAAGTACTTCGTGAAGGGGATCAACATCGGGGCGGTGAAGGGATGA
- a CDS encoding extracellular solute-binding protein has translation MRKLVCAALCLLVAATVWAGPQAEQQAGAAQIKEIDIVLDRILMPEDGLDQWVAEYEKLFGIKLNVTKPPHNQYSQILGTMFAANDLPDICEIQTADYVPYAKSGKLVPLEDFIKASPVVKSIDSQYYEAYRLKDGHIYGFPTYKGGGCVGYIRKDWLDKLGLKVPTTWDEFVTVLKAFTFNDPDGDGQDDTVGMTLPFQVPVNEFDYYNRFIMQGAYFDFQKKNGKWVDGFTQPEMKAALQRFQQLYSEGLLDREFFTNKTSTARTKIYEGQAGFMEYWAGTWGTRMDASAKSSNPNAEVIAVPPIKGAHYVSRVGPVFGITTAAKNPKAVFDAIIGTMWDKGKGQMLWTFGVEGLHYKTVGENKIEMLPQPSNPSTPMQKSFIDPHLTLNDWALPIEFEEKMKLSVDIHNTYAVQLGIPEGGDLFSRYVGEIRTLKQEIFSKIVTGEYSVDEGLKMYQQKAKELHIDEVLAELNG, from the coding sequence ATGAGAAAACTCGTGTGTGCAGCGCTGTGTCTGCTCGTGGCCGCCACCGTATGGGCGGGACCACAGGCGGAGCAGCAGGCGGGAGCCGCGCAGATCAAGGAGATCGACATCGTCCTCGACCGGATACTCATGCCCGAGGACGGGCTCGATCAGTGGGTTGCCGAGTATGAGAAGCTTTTCGGCATAAAGCTCAACGTGACCAAACCCCCGCACAACCAGTATTCTCAGATCCTCGGTACCATGTTCGCGGCGAACGATCTCCCCGACATCTGCGAGATCCAGACGGCCGACTATGTGCCTTATGCGAAATCGGGAAAGCTGGTTCCCCTCGAGGACTTCATCAAAGCCTCTCCGGTGGTGAAATCGATCGATAGTCAGTACTACGAGGCCTACAGACTCAAGGACGGGCACATCTACGGCTTCCCCACCTACAAGGGCGGCGGGTGCGTGGGTTACATCCGCAAGGACTGGCTCGACAAGCTGGGGCTCAAAGTGCCCACCACATGGGACGAGTTTGTGACCGTATTGAAGGCCTTCACCTTCAATGATCCCGACGGCGATGGCCAGGACGACACAGTGGGTATGACGCTGCCGTTCCAGGTGCCCGTGAACGAGTTCGACTACTACAACCGGTTCATCATGCAGGGCGCCTACTTCGATTTCCAGAAGAAGAACGGCAAGTGGGTGGATGGTTTCACCCAGCCCGAGATGAAGGCCGCCCTCCAGCGCTTCCAGCAGCTCTACTCCGAGGGGCTCCTGGACAGGGAGTTCTTCACCAACAAGACCTCCACGGCCCGCACCAAGATCTATGAGGGGCAGGCCGGTTTCATGGAGTACTGGGCCGGTACCTGGGGCACGAGGATGGATGCGAGCGCGAAATCGTCGAATCCCAACGCCGAAGTCATCGCCGTTCCACCTATCAAGGGTGCTCACTACGTGAGCAGGGTGGGCCCGGTGTTCGGTATCACCACTGCCGCGAAGAACCCCAAAGCGGTCTTCGATGCGATCATCGGCACCATGTGGGACAAGGGGAAGGGCCAGATGCTCTGGACCTTCGGAGTGGAAGGCCTGCACTACAAGACCGTGGGCGAGAACAAGATCGAGATGCTCCCGCAGCCGTCCAATCCTTCTACTCCCATGCAAAAGTCCTTCATCGATCCTCACCTGACCCTCAACGACTGGGCCTTGCCCATCGAGTTCGAGGAGAAGATGAAGCTCTCGGTGGATATCCACAACACGTATGCGGTGCAGCTCGGGATTCCCGAGGGTGGAGACCTCTTCTCCAGATACGTGGGTGAGATCAGGACACTCAAGCAGGAGATCTTCTCCAAGATCGTGACCGGTGAGTACTCGGTGGACGAGGGGCTCAAGATGTACCAGCAGAAGGCGAAGGAACTCCACATCGACGAGGTCCTCGCGGAACTCAACGGCTGA
- a CDS encoding glycoside hydrolase family 28 protein: MHVDVTTLGADPTGLRESTDAFREALSRIEAAGGGRLHVPPGDYLVGPLRLCSHLEFEVARGARIRFVQDPDRYPVVFTRWEGVECHAYAPMLFVEGAEDVRISGGGVIDGQGASWWRMYRDYREGRLTRFPFSSVEEIARRNAHLSTKASGGGGRESHFLRPPLLQVKDSRRVVIEGIVLRNSAFWNTHILYSDEVWIRGVSFENPPDAPNTDGLNVDSSRNVRIEDCTFDVGDDCLGLKSGIDEDGRRVGRPTEHVVIRGCIMRRGHGGIVCGSEIAGGVRNVVVTGCIFQDTDRGIRIKSRRGRGGFVENVMIHQIVMERVLVPLVVNLYYRCGIDPGEEEIVSRLASLLPLPVDETTPAVRNISISQVLATGVKSSAGFLLGLPERPIEGLVLSDYRVFMDEEGQEGEPAMAFFPTATRRGGFRGKYLKDAEFRGVRIEGAEEPAFLVEDSCSVRRLD, encoded by the coding sequence ATGCACGTGGATGTCACGACCCTCGGCGCCGATCCCACCGGTCTGAGGGAGAGCACGGACGCCTTCCGGGAGGCTCTCTCCAGGATAGAAGCGGCGGGAGGGGGGCGCCTCCACGTCCCGCCGGGGGACTACCTGGTCGGTCCCCTCCGGCTCTGTTCACACCTCGAGTTCGAAGTGGCACGGGGGGCGAGGATCCGTTTCGTCCAGGACCCCGACCGCTATCCTGTGGTCTTCACGAGGTGGGAAGGGGTCGAGTGCCACGCCTATGCTCCCATGCTCTTCGTGGAGGGTGCCGAGGACGTACGGATCAGCGGGGGAGGGGTGATCGATGGCCAGGGAGCGTCCTGGTGGAGGATGTATCGAGACTACCGGGAGGGGCGGCTCACCCGTTTTCCTTTCTCGTCGGTGGAGGAGATCGCGAGGAGGAACGCCCACCTGTCCACGAAGGCCTCCGGAGGAGGGGGGAGGGAATCCCACTTCCTCAGACCGCCCCTCCTCCAGGTGAAGGATTCCCGGCGGGTGGTGATAGAGGGGATCGTCCTGCGGAACTCTGCCTTCTGGAATACCCACATCCTCTATTCCGACGAGGTGTGGATACGGGGCGTCTCTTTCGAGAACCCTCCCGACGCTCCCAACACGGACGGGCTCAATGTGGATTCCAGCAGGAACGTGCGCATCGAGGACTGTACGTTCGACGTGGGGGACGACTGTCTGGGCCTCAAGTCGGGCATCGACGAGGACGGGAGGCGGGTGGGCAGACCCACCGAGCACGTGGTGATCCGGGGATGCATCATGCGCCGCGGCCACGGTGGGATCGTGTGCGGCTCGGAGATCGCGGGGGGAGTGAGGAACGTGGTGGTCACGGGGTGTATCTTCCAGGACACCGATCGTGGGATACGGATCAAGTCCCGAAGGGGAAGGGGCGGCTTCGTGGAGAACGTGATGATTCATCAGATCGTCATGGAACGCGTGCTGGTTCCCCTGGTCGTCAACCTCTACTACCGGTGTGGGATAGATCCCGGGGAGGAGGAGATCGTCTCCCGGCTCGCGTCCCTCCTACCCCTCCCCGTGGACGAGACCACGCCCGCGGTACGGAACATCTCCATAAGTCAGGTGCTCGCCACCGGGGTGAAGTCCTCGGCCGGATTCCTCCTCGGGCTCCCGGAGCGGCCCATAGAAGGGCTGGTGCTGAGCGATTATCGGGTGTTCATGGACGAGGAAGGCCAGGAGGGGGAACCGGCCATGGCGTTCTTCCCCACCGCCACGCGTCGGGGAGGATTCCGAGGGAAGTATCTCAAGGATGCGGAGTTCAGGGGTGTACGGATCGAAGGGGCGGAGGAGCCTGCCTTCCTGGTGGAAGATTCTTGTTCGGTACGCCGCCTCGATTGA
- a CDS encoding sugar kinase → MEPIVVKPKGSCMWDAAALGEIMLRLDPGEGRIRTARTFTVWEGGGEYNVVRGLRRCFGLKTTVVTAIPDNDLGYLLESLIGAGGVDSSHCIWLPYDGIGRQHRQALNFTERGFGIRGAKGVSDRAHSAASALKPGDVDWKKLFQEEGVRWFHTGGIFAALSETTAELTVEAVKAAKEAGTVVSYDLNYRPSLWKSRGGEKEAQRINKMIVPHLDVLIGNEEDFIAALGFEVKGVGKEVVGLNVESYKEMVQEVAKTYPNLKAIATTLREVKTATINGWSALLYYQGQFYHSIGWENLEILDRVGGGDSFASGLIYGFLEGFDPQTCVNYGAAHGALAMTTPGDTSMASKAEVEKIVKGGSARVER, encoded by the coding sequence ATGGAACCGATCGTCGTGAAACCGAAGGGATCGTGCATGTGGGATGCGGCGGCGCTGGGAGAGATCATGCTCAGGCTGGATCCGGGTGAGGGTCGTATCCGCACCGCCCGCACCTTCACCGTGTGGGAAGGTGGCGGGGAGTACAACGTGGTGCGGGGCCTTCGCCGGTGCTTCGGGCTCAAGACCACGGTCGTCACCGCCATCCCCGACAACGACCTGGGGTATCTCCTCGAGAGCCTCATCGGCGCGGGGGGGGTGGACTCCTCCCACTGCATCTGGCTCCCCTATGACGGGATCGGGAGACAGCACCGCCAGGCCCTCAACTTCACCGAGAGGGGATTCGGCATCAGAGGGGCGAAGGGAGTCTCGGACAGGGCCCACAGCGCCGCCTCGGCCCTCAAGCCCGGGGATGTGGACTGGAAGAAACTCTTCCAGGAGGAGGGAGTGAGGTGGTTCCACACAGGGGGCATCTTCGCCGCCCTCTCCGAGACCACTGCGGAACTCACCGTGGAGGCGGTGAAGGCCGCAAAGGAAGCGGGCACGGTGGTGAGCTACGACCTCAACTACCGCCCCTCCCTCTGGAAGTCCCGCGGCGGAGAGAAGGAGGCCCAGAGGATCAACAAGATGATCGTCCCCCATCTCGACGTGCTCATCGGAAACGAGGAGGACTTCATCGCGGCCCTCGGGTTCGAGGTGAAGGGGGTCGGCAAGGAAGTGGTGGGGCTCAATGTCGAGAGCTACAAAGAGATGGTGCAGGAAGTGGCGAAGACCTACCCCAACCTGAAGGCCATCGCCACCACCCTGCGGGAGGTGAAGACCGCCACCATCAACGGCTGGAGCGCCCTCCTCTACTATCAGGGACAATTCTACCATTCCATAGGCTGGGAGAACCTGGAAATCCTCGACAGAGTGGGAGGCGGGGACAGCTTTGCCTCTGGACTCATCTACGGATTCCTCGAGGGCTTCGATCCCCAGACGTGCGTGAACTACGGGGCGGCACACGGCGCCCTCGCCATGACCACGCCGGGCGACACCTCCATGGCCTCCAAGGCCGAGGTGGAGAAGATCGTCAAAGGTGGGTCGGCGCGTGTGGAACGCTGA
- a CDS encoding bifunctional 4-hydroxy-2-oxoglutarate aldolase/2-dehydro-3-deoxy-phosphogluconate aldolase has product MIPRREIYRIMVEEGLIPVFFNPDPEVAKKIVDACAKGGARCIEMTNRGENAVAVFRELVAFCREHHPDLILGVGSVVDPYTAGIYIAEGAKFVVGPVFDREIALLCNSRKVPYIPGCGSATEIHEAEKYGAEICKVFPGKEVGGPGFVKSVLGPCPWTEIMPTGGVDTTEESLRAWFEAGVVAVGIGSKLITKERVKHGDFDAIAEDVKRVKALIAKIRSERGGT; this is encoded by the coding sequence ATGATTCCCAGAAGAGAGATCTATCGTATCATGGTGGAAGAGGGACTCATTCCCGTCTTCTTCAACCCCGACCCTGAAGTGGCGAAGAAGATCGTGGATGCCTGCGCGAAGGGCGGGGCGCGCTGTATCGAGATGACCAACCGCGGTGAGAACGCGGTGGCCGTCTTCAGGGAGCTGGTGGCCTTCTGCCGGGAGCACCATCCGGATCTCATCCTCGGGGTGGGGTCGGTGGTCGACCCCTACACTGCCGGGATCTACATCGCCGAGGGCGCCAAGTTCGTGGTGGGGCCGGTCTTCGACAGGGAGATCGCCCTCCTGTGCAACAGCAGGAAGGTCCCCTACATCCCCGGGTGCGGGAGTGCCACGGAGATCCACGAGGCCGAGAAGTACGGAGCCGAGATCTGCAAGGTCTTCCCGGGGAAGGAAGTGGGAGGCCCGGGCTTCGTGAAATCCGTACTCGGCCCCTGCCCCTGGACCGAGATCATGCCCACCGGCGGGGTGGACACCACCGAGGAGTCCCTCAGGGCGTGGTTCGAAGCGGGGGTCGTGGCGGTGGGTATAGGCTCCAAGCTCATCACCAAGGAACGGGTGAAGCACGGGGACTTCGATGCCATCGCCGAGGACGTGAAGAGGGTGAAGGCCCTCATCGCAAAGATTCGAAGTGAACGAGGAGGAACGTGA
- a CDS encoding sugar phosphate isomerase/epimerase family protein translates to MRQERLNLGIRLHDVGRGSPRELAARASRAGYCTVHLALHKAFEGFPPEPGLLSPGFARFIRRTFEEYGLEIAVLGCYINPIHPDPRVREIHIQRFLEHIRYARDFGCSIVATETGSRAPDCSFHPETRSEESFSLLLSTVGRLVEAAERYGVLVAIEPVADVHTIDSASKMKRLLDMVSSDHLKVLFDPVNIVPAAEWERHETIVSSAFELLGDDVVAVHVKDFVVEEGKKRAVPPGHGVMDFRRLFRMILAKKPYIHMLAENISSDIIDLTYGFLTEAFETIRTEDVPL, encoded by the coding sequence ATGAGGCAGGAACGACTCAACCTGGGGATCCGGCTCCACGACGTGGGAAGGGGCTCGCCCAGGGAACTGGCGGCACGCGCCTCACGGGCGGGATACTGCACCGTGCACCTCGCCCTGCACAAGGCCTTCGAGGGGTTTCCCCCCGAGCCTGGTCTCCTGAGTCCCGGGTTCGCCCGCTTCATCCGCCGCACCTTCGAAGAGTACGGTCTGGAGATCGCGGTGCTGGGGTGCTACATCAATCCCATCCACCCCGACCCCCGGGTGAGGGAGATACACATCCAGCGGTTCCTGGAGCACATCCGCTATGCGAGGGACTTCGGCTGCTCCATCGTGGCCACCGAGACAGGATCCAGGGCACCCGATTGTTCCTTCCACCCCGAGACGCGAAGCGAGGAGAGTTTCTCCCTCCTCCTCTCCACCGTGGGCAGGCTGGTGGAGGCCGCCGAGCGATACGGGGTACTGGTGGCCATCGAACCGGTGGCCGATGTCCACACCATCGATTCCGCCTCCAAGATGAAACGCCTTCTCGACATGGTCTCATCCGACCACCTCAAGGTGCTCTTTGACCCCGTGAACATCGTCCCTGCCGCGGAGTGGGAACGCCACGAGACGATCGTGTCCTCCGCCTTCGAGCTCCTCGGAGACGACGTGGTGGCCGTACATGTGAAAGACTTCGTGGTGGAAGAGGGGAAGAAGCGGGCCGTACCCCCCGGCCACGGGGTGATGGACTTCAGACGCCTCTTCAGGATGATCCTCGCCAAAAAACCCTACATACACATGTTGGCAGAGAACATTTCATCTGATATAATAGATCTCACATACGGGTTTCTGACGGAAGCGTTCGAAACCATCAGAACGGAGGATGTACCCCTATGA